A window of Excalfactoria chinensis isolate bCotChi1 chromosome Z, bCotChi1.hap2, whole genome shotgun sequence contains these coding sequences:
- the DEPDC1B gene encoding DEP domain-containing protein 1B, which translates to MEPGLVGPGPYRATRLWNEIIELFRAGMPLRKHRCRFKSYERCFKASEAVDCLHELLGSNQNFGPEVTRSQTVKLLKKFLKNHVIEDIKGRWGKEDFQDDGHLYRFPPSSPLKPYPKKPSYGKEVIKFPDWNDPKAVTSQEHIPVKSIVMNSEMWYKRHSIAIGEVPACKLVFRRELTQENIEEIWKSMTLSRLQKVLGLDCLEEVIDTKLVNSKHIVQNAYNVNKQGIVTLEDKSKDLPHWILSAMKCLANWPICSDLKQPTYSGFERDVFKTIVDYFGQMEEPLLTFNFFDVFVSVLGLLQKHSEAIEALQISCLLLPPENRRKLQLLVRMMARISFNKDLPPLSESVRTRVLMVQAFSRCILCSKDEMDLDELLAAKLVSFLMDNYQEILSVPSSLKSSIEEHVVHVQRVQIKYAGADTDAVFPAPSFCHQISTDEFEYQRATGSQEPLVALLEEIAMNKEISMKDKKKKLKQFQKSYPEVYRVRFPTPETEAVLFPEKSKQKQPLLMWALRKPFQPFHRTRSFRM; encoded by the exons ATGGAGCCAGGGCTCGTCGGGCCCGGGCCGTACCGCGCCACCCGGCTG TGGAATGAGATAATCGAACTCTTCCGTGCTGGAATGCCTCTACGGAAGCATCGATGCCGCTTCAAAAGCTATGAGCGTTGCTTCAAAGCTTCAGAGGCAGTGGACTGTTTGCACGAACTGCTTGGCTCTAACCAAAACTTTGGCCCAGAGGTGACTCGCAGTCAAACGGTTAAGCTGCTTAAAAAATTCCTGAAAAATCACGTTATTGAAGATATTAAAGGAAGATGGGGCAAAGAGGACTTTCAAGATGATGGCCATTTGTATAG ATTTCCTCCATCCTCACCACTGAAGCCATATCCAAAGAAACCTTCATATGGAAAGGAAGTCATTAAATTTCCAGATTGGAATGATCCAAAGGCTGTCACTTCCCAAGAACACATTCCTGTGAAATCAATCGTGATG AATTCTGAAATGTGGTACAAGCGTCACAGTATAGCTATAGGGGAAGTACCGGCGTGCAAACTTGTTTTCCGCAGAGAGTTAACACAAGAAAATATAGAAGAGATATGGAAATCAATGACTTTGTCACG ACTACAAAAAGTCTTGGGTTTGGATTGCCTGGAAGAAGTGATAGATACAAAGCTTGTGAATTCAAAGCATATTGTCCAAAATGCATACAATGTCAATAAGCAAGGCATTGTCACTTTAGAAGACAAATCAA AGGACTTACCTCACTGGATATTGTCAGCAATGAAATGCCTAGCAAATT ggCCCATCTGCTCGGATTTAAAGCAGCCTACATATTCAGGATTTGAAAGAGATGTCTTCAAAACAATAGTGGACTACTTTGGCCAGATGGAAGAGCCACttcttacatttaatttttttgatgtttttgttaGTGTGTTAG GTCTGCTGCAAAAACACAGCGAGGCTATAGAAGCTCTTCAAATATCttgcctcctgctgcctccagaAAATCGGAGAAAACTACAGCTGTTGGTGAGAATGATGGCAAGAATTAGCTTTAACAAGGATTTGCCACCTCTTTCTGAATCAGTGAGGACCAGAGTCTTG atggTTCAAGCATTTTCCCGTTGTATTCTCTGCTCTAAGGATGAAATGGACTTGGATGAACTGCTTGCTGCTAAGCTAGTATCTTTCCTGATGGACAATTATCAGGAGATATTAAGTGTTCCATCCTCCTTAAAATCTTCTATAGAGGAACATGTTGTACATGTCCAAAGAGTTCAG atAAAATACGCTGGAGCTGACACTGATGCAGTTTTTCCTGCTCCATCATTTTGCCATCAAATCAGCACAGATGAATTTGAATACCAAAGGGCAACTGGCTCTCAGGAACCACTGGTGGCTTTATTGGAAGAAATTGCAATGAATAAAGAAATATCTATGAAAGACAAGAAGAAGAAGCTTAAACAA tttcagaAATCTTACCCTGAAGTTTATAGAGTACGATTTCCTACCCCTGAAACTGAAGCAGTGCTATTTCCAGAAAAATCGAAACAGAAGCAACCACTTCTGATGTGGGCTTTAAGAAAGCCTTTTCAACCATTTCACAGGACCAGAAGCTTTCGGATGTAA